A window from Drosophila nasuta strain 15112-1781.00 chromosome 3, ASM2355853v1, whole genome shotgun sequence encodes these proteins:
- the LOC132793228 gene encoding TBC1 domain family member 13 produces the protein MSMFKARVKEFEDLFAQDVIDLKQLRRHTFNGVPDVHSFRAISWKMLLGYLGSKRSSWPATLAKKRALYNQFIVELVLPPGHTQNGDGNDDGDGDNESRGVGLQDHPLSEGPESAWNTFFSDNEFLLQIDKDVRRLCPDISFFQQPTEYPCEIVVHSKGEHGRRLHERVVPSVLSSANVERKGLGMTKINLITKRSAENYAAMEEGQEAHWEVVQRILFIYAKLNPGQGYVQGMNEIVGPIYYVMASDPDLENRTYAEADCFFCFTALMSEIRDFFIKTLDDSEGGIKCMMSKLSNMLKAKDIGIYDHLKSQELHPQYYSFRWINLLLSQEFPLPDVLRIWDSVFSDEHRFDFLIKICCSMILIQREAILENDFASNVKLLQNYPPIDINVVLTHAVSLA, from the exons ATGTCAATGTTTAAAGCGCG TGTGAAGGAATTCGAGGATTTATTCGCCCAGGATGTGATCGATCTTAAGCAGTTGCGTCGCCACACATTCAATG GTGTGCCAGATGTACACAGCTTTCGGGCGATCAGCTGGAAGATGTTGTTGGGCTATCTGGGCTCCAAGCGCAGCAGCTGGCCTGCCACATTAGCCAAGAAGCGTGCACTCTACAATCAATTCATTGTAGAGCTTGTACTGCCGCCgggacacacacaaaatggcgACGGCAACGATGATGGTGATGGCGATAATGAATCAAGGGGCGTTGGCCTGCAAGATCATCCGCTGAGCGAGGGACCAGAGAGTGCGTGGAATACGTTCTTCAGTGACAATGAATTTCTGCTGCAAATCGACAAAGACGTGAGACGTTTGTGCCCAGACATATCATTCTTTCAACAGCCCACAGAGTATCCCTGTGAAATTGTGGTGCACAGCAAAGGGGAGCATGGTCGAAGACTGCACGAGCGAGTGGTACCCTCGGTGCTCAGCTCGGCAAATGTTGAGCGCAAGGGTCTCGGCATGACCAAG ATCAACTTGATCACCAAACGCTCGGCGGAGAACTATGCCGCCATGGAGGAGGGTCAGGAAGCACATTGGGAAGTTGTCCAGCGAATACTGTTCATCTACGCCAAGCTCAATCCTGGCCAGGGTTATGTACAGGGAATGAACGAGATAGTGGGACCCATTTACTATGTAATGGCATCTGATCCTGATCTCGAGAATCGCACATATGCCGAAGCGGACTGCTTTTTTTGCTTCACTGCCCTAATGAGTGAGATACGCGACTTTTTTATCAAAACACTGGACGATTCTGAAGGCGGCATAAAGTGCATGATGTCCAAGCTATCAAATATGTTAAAAGCAAAGGATATTGGAATATACGATCACCTCAAAAGCCAAGAGTTGCATCCGCAATACTACAGCTTTCGATGGATCAATCTCCTGCTTTCACAGGAATTTCCACTGCCCGATGTGCTGCGTATTTGGGATTCTGTGTTCTCAGATGAGCATCGGTTTGATTTTCTCATTAAAATTTGCTGCTCAATGATATT AATTCAAAGGGAAGCCATCCTGGAGAATGACTTTGCTTCGAATGTAAAGCTGCTTCAGAACTATCCTCCAATTGATATTAATGTTGTACTGACCCACGCAGTCTCACTGGCGTAG
- the LOC132793224 gene encoding cytosol aminopeptidase — protein MIRATGKLASRALKFKMPVVKRNYSQMINQMLQIQQMEICADPPSRGLIIGVYADEEDKNDAGILTQAGWRYNVQKTHGRLLEVLRMSGPMPKRGETRMLFAIEPERVPYYSAVAVVGLGKECLGYNPYEVLDEQKEAIRRSVANACRILAELDTDRIEVENCGHAESAAEGAALGIWVYQELRDPKKRMAVPSIDLYATKDEVCDIEGWRIGLQKAAAQNLTRQLQEMPSNLLTPTAFAQNVVEVLCKSGVNVEVKVEGWAESQSMHAFLAVGKASCEPPIFLELSYYGTCAEERPIVLVGQGVTFDAGGLCLKERDELFHMRGDMTGAAVVVATCRAVAGLRLPVNIRGLIPLCENVVGCNSFRPGDMVKSMNGKTIEVQCTDHEDVLVLADALLYGQNFCPKCIIDIGTCSGYMRQALDEAACGVFTNSEILWQQIKHASMHTGDRVWRFPLWNYYSKAVRAGGRSDVQNYGIGRGGRPCKAAAFLREFVPCGQWMHIDATNVMVTEGKEYEYLRRGMAGRPTRTLIEFIAQTICKDTAPKMGK, from the exons ATGATTCGTGCAACGGGAAAACTTGCCAGCCGTGCTCTGAAATTCAAAATGCCAGTGGTTAAAAGGAATTACTCACAGATGATCAACCAAATGTTGCAGATTCAACAAATGGAAATATGCGCAGATCCTCCCTCGCGTGGTCTCATCATTGGTGTCTATGCGGACGAGGAGGACAAGAATGATGCTGGAATTCTCACCCAGGCGGGCTGGCGATACAATGTCCAGAAGACACATGGACGACTCCTCGAAGTGCTGCGTATGTCAGGTCCCATGCCAAAGCGAGGTGAAACGCGAATGCTCTTCGCTATTGAGCCAGAACGTGTGCCCTATTATTCAGCTGTGGCTGTAGTGGGATTGGGCAAGGAATGTCTGGGCTACAATCCTTATGAGGTACTCGATGAGCAGAAAGAAGCAATCCGTCGTTCGGTGGCCAATGCTTGCCGTATCTTGGCCGAACTGGACACGGATCGAATCGAAGTCGAGAACTGTGGCCATGCCGAGTCTGCTGCTGAGGGTGCTGCCTTGGGTATCTGGGTGTATCAGGAATTACGCGATCCCAAGAAGCGTATGGCTGTGCCTTCCATTGATTTGTATGCAACCAAGGACGAGGTTTGCGACATTGAAGGTTGGCGAATTGGGTTGCAGAAAGCGGCTGCTCAGAATCTCACCAGACAACTGCAGGAGATGCCCTCCAACTTGCTGACGCCCACAGCATTTGCGCAAAATGTGGTCGAGGTGCTTTGCAAGTCAGGCGTCAACGTCGAAGTTAAGGTGGAGGGATGGGCTGAGAGTCAGTCTATGCACGCCTTCCTGGCGGTAGGCAAGGCTTCCTGTGAACCTCCCATCTTCCTGGAGCTGAGCTATTATGGAACCTGTGCTGAGGAGCGACCTATCGTGTTGGTGGGCCAGGGTGTGACCTTTGATGCTGGTGGCTTGTGCCTTAAGGAGCGCGACGAGCTTTTCCATATGCGTGGCGACATGACTGGAGCTGCAGTTGTGGTAGCCACATGCAGAGCTGTTGCTGGACTGAGATTACCCGTAAACATTCGTGGTCTTATTCCCCTTTGCGAGAATGTGGTGGGATGCAACTCTTTCCGACCTGGTGACATGGTTAAGTCGATGAATGGAAAGACCATCGAAGTACAATGTACAGATCATGAGGATGTGCTTGTCTTGGCCGATGCTTTGTTGTACGGTCAGAACTTCTGTCCCAAGTGCATCATTGATATTGGTACCTGCTCGGGCTACATGCGACAGGCCTTGGACGAAGCAGCTTGTGGCGTCTTTACCAATTCAGAAATTCTTTGGCAGCAGATCAAGCATGCTAGCATGCATACTGGAGATCGTGTGTGGCGTTTCCCTCTGTGGAATTACTATAGCAAGGCAGTTCGCGCTGGAGGCCGTTCTGATGTCCAGAACTACGGCATTGGACGTGGTGGACGTCCCTGCAAGGCTGCTGCATTCCTCCGCGAGTTCGTGCCCTGTGGACAATGGATGCATATA GATGCAACCAACGTAATGGTCACAGAAGGCAAGGAGTACGAGTATTTGAGACGTGGCATGGCTGGTCGACCGACTCGCACTTTAATAGAATTTATCGCCCAGACTATTTGCAAGGATACTGCACCCAAGATGGGAAAGTAA
- the LOC132793225 gene encoding cytosol aminopeptidase-like: MFGLARRVVFRVTKQRPLCRQFASQAINQMLMLQQMDICADQPSRGLIIGVYADEEDKNDAGILTHAGWRYNVQKTNGRLIEVLRMSGPMPKRGEARLLFAIEPDRVPYYSVVAVVGLGKECLGYNPYEVLDEQKEAIRRSVAKACQILAELDTDRIEVENCGHAESAAEGAALGIWAYQEMRDPKTRISVPSIDLYAVKDEVCDIEGWRIGLQKAAAQNLTRQLQEMPSNLLTPTAFAQNVVEVLCKSGVNVEVKVEGWAESQSMHAFLAVGKASCEPPIFLELSYYGTCAEERPIVLVGQGITFDAGGLCLKKRKELYHMRGDMTGAAVVVATCRAVAGLRLPVNIRGLIPLCENVVGCNSFRPGDMVKSMNGKTIEVECTDHEDVLVLADALLYGQNFCPKCIIDIGTCSGYMRQSLDEAACGVFTNSEILWQQIKHASMHTGDRVWRFPLWNFYSKAVRAGGRSDVQNYGIGRGGRPCKAAAFLREFVPCGQWMHIDATNVMTTNGIDFEYLRRGMAGRPTRTLIEFIAQTICKDTAPKMGK; the protein is encoded by the exons ATGTTTGGTCTAGCGCGTCGTGTTGTATTCCGAGTGACCAAACAGCGACCACTATGTCGCCAATTTGCCTCGCAAGCCATTAACcagatgctgatgctgcaacAGATGGACATCTGTGCGGATCAGCCCTCTCGTGGCCTGATTATTGGAGTCTACGCAGATGAAGAGGACAAGAATGACGCTGGCATCCTAACGCATGCCGGCTGGCGATACAACGTCCAGAAGACCAACGGTCGCCTCATCGAGGTGCTGCGCATGTCGGGACCGATGCCCAAGCGTGGCGAGGCTCGTCTCCTGTTCGCCATTGAGCCCGATCGTGTTCCCTACTATTCCGTGGTGGCCGTTGTTGGTCTGGGCAAGGAGTGCCTGGGCTACAATCCCTACGAAGTGCTCGATGAGCAGAAGGAGGCCATCCGTCGTTCCGTGGCAAAGGCCTGTCAGATTCTGGCCGAACTGGACACCGATCGAATTGAAGTAGAGAACTGCGGACACGCTGAATCTGCGGCTGAAGGCGCTGCCTTGGGCATTTGGGCGTATCAGGAAATGCGCGACCCCAAGACTCGCATTTCTGTGCCTTCCATTGATTTGTACGCTGTCAAGGACGAAGTCTGCGACATTGAAGGCTGGCGAATTGGCCTACAGAAAGCGGCTGCTCAGAACTTGACCAGACAACTGCAGGAGATGCCTTCCAACTTGCTGACGCCCACAGCATTTGCACAAAATGTGGTCGAGGTGCTTTGCAAGTCTGGCGTCAACGTCGAAGTTAAGGTGGAAGGATGGGCTGAGAGTCAGTCTATGCACGCCTTCCTGGCGGTGGGCAAGGCTTCTTGTGAGCCTCCCATCTTCCTGGAGCTGAGCTACTATGGAACTTGTGCTGAGGAGCGACCAATTGTGTTAGTTGGTCAAGGCATTACCTTCGATGCAGGTGGCTTGTGCCTGAAGAAACGCAAGGAACTCTACCACATGCGTGGCGACATGACTggagctgctgttgtggtaGCTACTTGTCGTGCAGTTGCTGGTCTGAGATTACCCGTAAACATTCGTGGTCTCATTCCCCTTTGCGAAAACGTTGTGGGATGCAACTCCTTCCGTCCTGGTGACATGGTTAAATCTATGAACGGAAAGACCATCGAGGTGGAGTGCACGGATCATGAAGACGTGCTTGTCTTGGCTGATGCTTTGTTGTACGGTCAGAACTTCTGTCCCAAGTGCATCATTGATATTGGCACCTGCTCGGGCTACATGCGACAGTCCTTGGACGAGGCTGCCTGTGGCGTCTTCACCAATTCTGAGATCCTCTGGCAGCAGATCAAGCACGCTAGCATGCACACTGGTGATCGCGTGTGGCGTTTCCCTCTGTGGAACTTCTACAGCAAGGCAGTCCGTGCTGGAGGCCGTTCTGATGTCCAGAACTACGGCATTGGACGTGGTGGACGTCCCTGCAAGGCTGCTGCCTTCCTCCGCGAGTTCGTGCCTTGTGGACAATGGATGCATATT GATGCAACGAATGTGATGACCACCAATGGCATTGACTTCGAGTACTTGCGACGAGGCATGGCTGGTCGCCCGACCCGAACACTAATTGAATTTATCGCACAAACCATTTGCAAGGACACTGCACCCAAGATGGGCAAATAA
- the LOC132793191 gene encoding LOW QUALITY PROTEIN: uncharacterized protein LOC132793191 (The sequence of the model RefSeq protein was modified relative to this genomic sequence to represent the inferred CDS: substituted 1 base at 1 genomic stop codon): MAITIFGLDHFAISAIVIVSMQLVFFIINSMLHLDKLSDFAGGVNFIVVALLTFFLGQVDRPSKAYESRQLMVTVYVCLWGARLTGYLLYRIIKLGRDKQFEDTRSNIIRYAVFWTFQAVWVYVVSLPVIIINSRPQTVKWMSTLDSTGTAMFMVGLLAETYADLQKFSFRQDPANHGKFCNDGLWSLSRHPNYFGEVIVWWGIFVISVNVISGLEWIAIASPIFTTLIILFLSGIPLRERSSDEKYKNQVEYRKYKASTSPLIPIPPAVYEEVPGALKFVLCCEFPLYDTMRLHKDTSPYSLSIARSHSHIXQSVAHSSSAAAGVGQQHTHPHTHTQGANQAHHQHKGHCYGADGGHAEHHHNCGGSCRNVHVKSNPYQCEAGYGNYGVRHIDDEDTDDGVIYLAGQHCTKAKTHYFHALDEDETPQRKQQPKCSYLAEEELASDYDEDIPPIGLSKVNSVESFERENRVQIATERSVNAEGMPVTVTTIL, translated from the exons ATGGCTATTACCATTTTTGGCTTGGATCACTTCGCCATAAGTGCTATTGTGATTGTGAGCATGCAGTTGGTGTTCTTTATAATCAACTCCATGCTGCACTTGGACAAGCTATCGGACTTTGCAGGAGGCGTCAATTTTATTGTCGTTGCGTTACTGACCTTTTTTCTGGGCCAAGTTGATCGCCCATCTAAG GCCTACGAAAGTCGTCAACTGATGGTCACcgtttatgtgtgtttgtggggTGCCAGGTTGACTGGATATCTGCTGTATCGCATCATTAAATTGGGGCGAGATAAACAATTTGAGGATACACGTAGCAACATCATTCGCTATGCAGTCTTCTGGACGTTTCAG GCTGTTTGGGTTTACGTTGTCTCGCTGCCTGTCATAATTATCAACTCCCGACCACAGACAGTCAAATGGATGTCCACGCTAGACTCCACGGGCACAGCCATGTTTATGGTTGGTCTCCTGGCTGAGACTTATGCGGACTTGCAGAAGTTCTCTTTTCGCCAGGACCCCGCGAATCATGGCAAATTTTGCAACGATG GCCTTTGGAGTCTCTCAAGGCATCCCAATTACTTTGGCGAGGTCATTGTTTGGTGGGGCATCTTTGTTATATCGGTGAACGTGATTAGCGGCCTGGAGTGGATAGCGATTGCCTCGCCCATCTTCACCACTCTCATCATTTTATTTCTGTCTGGGATTCCGTTGCGTGAGCGCAGCTCAGATGAAAAGTACAAAAA TCAAGTGGAGTACCGCAAGTATAAAGCGTCCACATCGCCGCTGATACCCATTCCGCCGGCTGTCTATGAGGAGGTGCCTGGTGCTCTCAAGTTTGTGCTCTGCTGCGAGTTTCCGCTCTACGATACGATGCGACTGCACAAGGACACGAGTCCTTACTCGCTCTCCATTGCACGTTCCCACTCGCACATATAGCAGTCAGTGGCTCACTCTAGCagcgctgctgctggcgtgggtcaacaacacacacatccacacacgcacacacagggCGCGAACCAAGCGCATCATCAGCACAAAGGACACTGCTATGGTGCGGATGGCGGACATGCAGAGCATCATCACAATTGTGGTGGCAGCTGTCGCAATGTCCATGTCAAGTCCAATCCCTATCAATGCGAGGCAGGATATGGCAACTATGGCGTGCGTCACATTGACGATGAGGATACGGATGATGGGGTAATTTACTTGGCTGGTCAGCATTGCACCAAAGCCAAAACACACTATTTCCATGCCTTGGACGAGGATGAGACGCCGCAACGCAAACAGCAACCGAAATGCAGCTACTTGGCTGAGGAGGAGCTGGCCTCCGATTACGATGAGGATATTCCACCCATAGGACTCAGCAAGGTGAACAGCGTGGAGAGTTTTGAGCGAGAGAATCGCGTGCAAATCGCCACTGAGCGATCCGTGAATGCCGAGGGAATGCCCGTGACAGTGACTACAATATTGTGA
- the LOC132790191 gene encoding LETM1 domain-containing protein 1 isoform X1 has product MALALRVACSTWRIKWPQEHRCLQQLKRSSVVIAQQSHYTTNASQQQQQPKPQPTEAIAAATPPQIKRNVASEITSVGKAIYEARWDAKQTAKQQQSAGSMSTSTEQQTGGDHDKDKKKDNMEVLRSKREQMRDNMQDYIFTRYFNYVKNYDKVLEKNFPKAMQLYRVFFDGVKDFFADMKRFLKIARIANDAPQGIRALNRQELELYMQMPRDMMKVAPALIGCSLPMVGYAFFPLVFWYPRTFLTSHFWTEQQRNDFQSYYMKRRLQCNKSVFRCLQAKLKSLKTHHKHAEFESILGQLGSGTHPTADALIAVKDIFAEGPYSLLGMSRKHIKCLVKMHGLPNSLFKRHRLHEHAFLVHYMDLAINREGGVHNLRTDAMRYCCYLRGLNPDNLSREEMIEWLRNWVKVSTSIQGEHITLFLHLPILLGYNHPRNWKTIYCKSTTEDAAS; this is encoded by the exons ATGGCGTTGGCATTACGTGTCGCCTGCTCTACATGGAGGATCAAATGGCCCCAGGAGCATCGTTGCCTGCAACAGCTGAAACGCAg CAGCGTTGTTATCGCTCAGCAATCGCATTACACCACAAACgcgtcgcagcagcaacagcaaccaaagcCGCAACCAACAGAGGCAATTGCGGCAGCGACACCGCCGCAAATAAAGCGTAATGTCGCCTCCGAAATTACTAGCGTGGGAAAGGCCATTTATGAGGCACGCTGGGACGCCAAGCagacagcaaaacaacaacaaagcgccGGCAGTATGTCCACGTCAACTGAACAGCAGACTGGCGGGGATCATGACAAAGACAAAAAGAAAGACAACATGGAGGTCCTGAGGTCGAAGCGCGAGCAGATGCGTGACAACATGCAGGATTACATATTCACGCGCTACTTTAACTACGTGAAGAACTATGACAAAGTGCTAGAGAAGAATTTCCCAAAAGCCATGCAACTCTATCGCGTCTTCTTCGACGGCGTCAAGGATTTTTTCGCCGACATGAAGCGCTTCCTCAAGATTGCTCGCATTGCCAATGATGCGCCACAGGGCATTCGTGCTTTGAATCGCCAAGAACTGGAGCTCTACATGCAAATGCCGCGAGACATGATGAAAGTGGCGCCCGCTTTAATTGGCTGCTCTCTGCCCATGGTAGGCTATGCCTTCTTTCCACTGGT GTTTTGGTATCCACGCACATTTTTAACGTCGCATTTCTGGACAGAGCAGCAGCGCAACGACTTCCAGAGCTACTACATGAAGCGCCGGCTGCAGTGCAACAAGTCTGTGTTCCGCTGCCTACAGGCCAAACTCAAGTCACTGAAGACGCACCACAAGCATGCCGAATTCGAGAGTATCTTGGGCCAGCTGGGCAGCGGTACGCATCCCACAGCAGACGCTCTAATCGCCGTTAAAGACATCTTTGCCGAGGGGCCCTACTCACTGCTGGGCATGTCACGTAAACACATC AAATGTCTAGTCAAGATGCATGGACTGCCAAACAGTTTGTTCAAACGCCATCGCCTGCATGAGCACGCATTCCTGGTGCACTACATGGATCTGGCCATCAATCGGGAAGGCGGCGTTCACAATTTGCGCACAGATGCGAtgcgttattgttgttatctgCGCGGCCTGAATCCGGATAATTTAAGCCGCGAGGAAATGATCGAATGGCTGCGAAACTGGGTCAAGGTGTCGACGTCAATACAGGGCGAGCATATCACGCTGTTCCTTCATCTGCCCATTCTACTGGGCTACAATCATCCACGCAACTGGAAGACCATCTACTGCAAGTCAACAACTGAAGATGCTGCCTCTTAG
- the LOC132790191 gene encoding LETM1 domain-containing protein 1 isoform X2, producing MALALRVACSTWRIKWPQEHRCLQQLKRSVVIAQQSHYTTNASQQQQQPKPQPTEAIAAATPPQIKRNVASEITSVGKAIYEARWDAKQTAKQQQSAGSMSTSTEQQTGGDHDKDKKKDNMEVLRSKREQMRDNMQDYIFTRYFNYVKNYDKVLEKNFPKAMQLYRVFFDGVKDFFADMKRFLKIARIANDAPQGIRALNRQELELYMQMPRDMMKVAPALIGCSLPMVGYAFFPLVFWYPRTFLTSHFWTEQQRNDFQSYYMKRRLQCNKSVFRCLQAKLKSLKTHHKHAEFESILGQLGSGTHPTADALIAVKDIFAEGPYSLLGMSRKHIKCLVKMHGLPNSLFKRHRLHEHAFLVHYMDLAINREGGVHNLRTDAMRYCCYLRGLNPDNLSREEMIEWLRNWVKVSTSIQGEHITLFLHLPILLGYNHPRNWKTIYCKSTTEDAAS from the exons ATGGCGTTGGCATTACGTGTCGCCTGCTCTACATGGAGGATCAAATGGCCCCAGGAGCATCGTTGCCTGCAACAGCTGAAACGCAg CGTTGTTATCGCTCAGCAATCGCATTACACCACAAACgcgtcgcagcagcaacagcaaccaaagcCGCAACCAACAGAGGCAATTGCGGCAGCGACACCGCCGCAAATAAAGCGTAATGTCGCCTCCGAAATTACTAGCGTGGGAAAGGCCATTTATGAGGCACGCTGGGACGCCAAGCagacagcaaaacaacaacaaagcgccGGCAGTATGTCCACGTCAACTGAACAGCAGACTGGCGGGGATCATGACAAAGACAAAAAGAAAGACAACATGGAGGTCCTGAGGTCGAAGCGCGAGCAGATGCGTGACAACATGCAGGATTACATATTCACGCGCTACTTTAACTACGTGAAGAACTATGACAAAGTGCTAGAGAAGAATTTCCCAAAAGCCATGCAACTCTATCGCGTCTTCTTCGACGGCGTCAAGGATTTTTTCGCCGACATGAAGCGCTTCCTCAAGATTGCTCGCATTGCCAATGATGCGCCACAGGGCATTCGTGCTTTGAATCGCCAAGAACTGGAGCTCTACATGCAAATGCCGCGAGACATGATGAAAGTGGCGCCCGCTTTAATTGGCTGCTCTCTGCCCATGGTAGGCTATGCCTTCTTTCCACTGGT GTTTTGGTATCCACGCACATTTTTAACGTCGCATTTCTGGACAGAGCAGCAGCGCAACGACTTCCAGAGCTACTACATGAAGCGCCGGCTGCAGTGCAACAAGTCTGTGTTCCGCTGCCTACAGGCCAAACTCAAGTCACTGAAGACGCACCACAAGCATGCCGAATTCGAGAGTATCTTGGGCCAGCTGGGCAGCGGTACGCATCCCACAGCAGACGCTCTAATCGCCGTTAAAGACATCTTTGCCGAGGGGCCCTACTCACTGCTGGGCATGTCACGTAAACACATC AAATGTCTAGTCAAGATGCATGGACTGCCAAACAGTTTGTTCAAACGCCATCGCCTGCATGAGCACGCATTCCTGGTGCACTACATGGATCTGGCCATCAATCGGGAAGGCGGCGTTCACAATTTGCGCACAGATGCGAtgcgttattgttgttatctgCGCGGCCTGAATCCGGATAATTTAAGCCGCGAGGAAATGATCGAATGGCTGCGAAACTGGGTCAAGGTGTCGACGTCAATACAGGGCGAGCATATCACGCTGTTCCTTCATCTGCCCATTCTACTGGGCTACAATCATCCACGCAACTGGAAGACCATCTACTGCAAGTCAACAACTGAAGATGCTGCCTCTTAG
- the LOC132790192 gene encoding LOW QUALITY PROTEIN: large ribosomal subunit protein eL14 (The sequence of the model RefSeq protein was modified relative to this genomic sequence to represent the inferred CDS: deleted 2 bases in 2 codons), with translation MPFERFVQTGRIAKASAGPLKGRLVAIVDVIDQNRVLVDGPLTGVPRQEYRLSNLHLTKYRIKFPYTAPTRIVRKAWVDSDLKAQWKVSPWSVKAQNICKRSQLSDFDRFKLRYAKRQRNKLLTIAFNTLKKRTKFDGTPRVLKKDRRERLRAEKAKGGKKAAAKK, from the exons ATG CCTTTCGAGAGATTCGTACAAACTGGTCGTATTGCCAAGGCCTCTGCAGGTCCCCTGAAGGGTCGCCTGGTGGCTATTGTCGATGTCATTGACCAAAACAGA GTCTTGGTTGATGGTCCTCTGACTGGTGTTCCACGTCAGGAGTACAGATTGAGCAATCTGCATCTGACCAAATACCGCATCAAGTTC CCCTACACCGCGCCCACACGCATTGTGCGCAAGGCTTGGGTGGACAGTGACCTGAAGGCACAGTGGAAGGTCAGC CCCTGGTCCGTCAAGGCACAAAACATTTGCAAG CGCTCGCAATTGAGCGACTTCGACCGCTTCAAGCTGCGTTATGCCAAGCGTCAGCGCAACAAGTTGTTGACCATCGCCTTCAACACACTGAAGAAGCGCACCAAGTTCGATGGCACCCCACGTGTCCTCAAGAAGGATCGCCGTGAGCGCCTGCGTGCCGAGAAGGCCAAGGGGGGCAAGAAGGCAGCGGCCaagaagtaa
- the LOC132788862 gene encoding negative elongation factor E, whose product MVYIHFPTNLTEEEQMLQAKYQKLKKKKVCQIKKALQAHKAPKQEPESALTLKRPTDARDAREVARKLIKSGAIPAIQKQQTKQDQTSFKRPKGQERAKRSTSETTVAAYQPFSSTQNDVAQETIISEIIKEEPRRQNLYQHFATERDREERGLTEKATLDTAQPEKPRAGNTIFVSGNKVTEEFLKKTFNDYGTIVNVSMEIEKSRGFVSFAKPESADRAIAEMHGKSVNGIVLQVQLARRQPQIEPINDASSSAVWSSIAASKSQKGSHKDLRQMVQYDEDFFA is encoded by the exons ATGGTGTACATTCACTTTCCAACCAATCTGACGGAGGAGGAGCAGATGCTGCAAGCCAAGTatcagaaattaaaaaaaaaaaaggtttgcCAAAT AAAAAAGGCATTGCAAGCGCACAAAGCACCCAAGCAAGAGCCCGAGAGTGCATTAACATTAAAGCGACCAACAGATGCGCGCGATGCACGAGAAGTGGCTCGAAAGCTCATCAAGAGTGGCGCCATTCCCGCCATTcaaaagcaacaaacgaaaCAGGATCAAACTTCATTCAAGCGCCCAAAGGGTCAAGAAAGAGCCAAACGCTCCACATCGGAGACAACCGTTGCCGCCTACCAACCCTTCTCGTCGACCCAAAACGATGTGGCTCAAGAAACGATAATTAgcgaaataataaaagagGAACCGCGCCGTCAAAATTTATATCAGCACTTTGCAACGGAACGGGATCGAGAGGAACGCGGCTTGACGGAAAAGGCAACTTTGGACACAGCACAGCCTGAGAAACCACGTGCTGGCAATACAATCTTTGTGTCTGGCAACAAAGTCACGGAGGAATTCCTCAAGAAAACTTTCAATGACTACGGCACTATTGTGAATGTCTCCATGGAAATTGAGAAGAGTCGCggttttgtttcatttgccAAGCCAGAATCAGCGGATCGAGCTATTGCTGAGATGCATGGCAAGAGCGTTAATGGCATCGTTTTGCAAGTGCAACTGGCGCGTCGCCAACCACAAATTGAACCCATCAACGATGCTTCCTCCTCTGCCGTGTGGTCCTCCATTG CTGCTAGTAAATCACAAAAGGGCAGCCACAAGGATTTACGGCAAATGGTTCAATACGATGAGGATTTCTTTGCGTAA